A window of Phyllobacterium sp. T1293 contains these coding sequences:
- a CDS encoding type II and III secretion system protein family protein — MMRKCDNRLSRFWKAGLIAAGCGIALLPMQTNAVAESNVVKLNQGQGASKRINLALNKSLVVDLPADAYDILVANPSVADAVTRTARRIYLFGKQVGQTNIFVFGPNGEQLASFDLVIERDVAGLEGSLKKYIPDSDIKVELLNDNVILTGTVQTPLDAKRATDLATLLVTGGEATTGQYSQNSVTGGNGTSVIIGDQDEARQKSKIVNLIQIAGEDQVTLKVTVAEVSRSVMKQLGVNMVGSTKSDGILFGSENLASLVGKGLSSSGASIPISIGSATIDSYINAMELAGVMKTLAEPTLTAISGEKATFRVGGEYNMINGSEVDDKGRLKYDIGKIEYGIGLEFVPVVLSPGRISLKVRTSVSEPTMEGSVSLAVSNPLSSGSAARGLSTNVISLRKRLADTTVELPSGGSMMIAGLMRDDARQAISGLPGLSKIPILGTLFRSREFVRNETELVIIITPYLVRPVARNALARPDDNLNLASDAAGMFLGKVNRVYGTKAAAAPTGRYEGVVGYIYK; from the coding sequence ATGATGCGCAAATGCGACAACCGCCTGTCCCGATTCTGGAAAGCCGGACTCATTGCAGCGGGCTGCGGCATCGCTCTTTTGCCAATGCAGACAAATGCCGTCGCTGAAAGCAATGTGGTCAAACTCAATCAGGGGCAGGGTGCTTCCAAGCGGATCAACTTGGCACTTAACAAATCGCTTGTCGTTGATCTCCCTGCGGATGCCTACGATATTCTCGTTGCCAATCCCTCCGTAGCTGACGCTGTTACCCGCACGGCCCGCCGCATCTACCTTTTTGGAAAACAGGTCGGGCAGACGAATATCTTCGTTTTCGGGCCAAATGGCGAGCAGCTTGCAAGCTTTGATCTGGTGATCGAACGTGATGTCGCTGGTCTTGAAGGCAGTCTTAAAAAATACATCCCGGATTCCGACATCAAGGTCGAACTTCTCAATGATAACGTGATTTTGACGGGAACAGTGCAGACCCCGCTCGACGCCAAGCGTGCGACCGATCTTGCAACCTTGCTGGTCACAGGCGGTGAAGCAACAACCGGTCAATATTCGCAGAACAGCGTAACCGGGGGTAATGGCACCAGTGTCATCATTGGCGATCAGGATGAGGCACGCCAGAAAAGCAAGATCGTCAATCTGATCCAGATTGCCGGCGAAGATCAGGTGACGCTCAAGGTTACAGTGGCAGAAGTCAGCCGCTCGGTCATGAAGCAGTTGGGCGTCAATATGGTTGGATCAACAAAGTCCGACGGAATTTTATTTGGTTCGGAAAATTTGGCTTCTCTTGTTGGGAAGGGTCTTAGCAGCTCCGGCGCAAGCATTCCGATTTCGATCGGCAGTGCAACTATCGATTCTTATATCAATGCTATGGAATTGGCCGGTGTGATGAAAACACTTGCCGAGCCGACGCTCACTGCGATCTCGGGTGAGAAGGCCACATTCCGGGTTGGTGGCGAATACAATATGATCAATGGCTCGGAGGTAGATGATAAGGGCAGGCTCAAATACGATATTGGGAAAATCGAATACGGTATTGGGCTGGAGTTCGTCCCTGTTGTCCTATCTCCCGGGCGTATTAGCCTCAAAGTACGAACATCCGTATCTGAACCCACAATGGAAGGTTCCGTTTCTCTTGCCGTGTCGAATCCATTGAGTTCTGGAAGCGCGGCCCGCGGCCTTTCGACCAACGTCATATCGCTTCGCAAACGATTGGCCGACACAACCGTCGAACTGCCGTCTGGAGGATCGATGATGATCGCCGGTTTGATGCGCGATGACGCCAGACAGGCCATATCGGGACTTCCGGGCCTTTCAAAAATACCCATTCTTGGCACCCTCTTCCGCAGCCGCGAATTTGTGCGCAACGAAACCGAGCTTGTTATCATCATCACGCCCTATCTCGTTCGCCCCGTTGCCCGCAATGCGCTTGCCCGCCCGGATGACAACCTCAACCTTGCCAGCGATGCGGCGGGAATGTTCCTTGGCAAAGTCAATCGCGTTTATGGGACGAAAGCCGCCGCCGCACCGACCGGACGTTATGAAGGCGTTGTTGGATACATCTACAAATGA
- the cpaB gene encoding Flp pilus assembly protein CpaB: protein MQKARVVILIVAITAAGAAGYIATNMKPEAPVVEAAAPPLPQIELQDVLVATDGLGVGAEMQNQMRWQPWPVAALADGYIKRSERPNAEKELSGSTVRLQIFPGEPIREAKLIGKGQSFMSAQLPAGMRAVATQIAADTAAGGFILPNDYVDVIMIRQVEGEQKQFATETILSNVRVLAIDQTIQEDETGQKNKVGSTATLELTPQQAEILSVAQQMASRMTLVLRSLQDVQEPTGPGAEYLVNSPGRAGNVKLIKSGTVTEILGRK from the coding sequence ATGCAAAAGGCACGCGTTGTTATTCTCATCGTGGCGATAACGGCTGCCGGTGCAGCTGGTTATATCGCGACGAATATGAAGCCCGAAGCACCTGTTGTCGAAGCTGCCGCGCCCCCTCTGCCCCAAATTGAACTTCAGGACGTGCTGGTTGCCACGGATGGCCTTGGCGTTGGTGCCGAAATGCAAAACCAGATGCGCTGGCAGCCATGGCCCGTAGCGGCATTGGCTGACGGCTATATCAAACGTTCAGAGCGGCCAAACGCTGAAAAAGAACTGAGCGGATCGACTGTCCGGCTGCAGATATTCCCGGGAGAACCGATCCGCGAAGCCAAGCTGATCGGCAAGGGCCAGAGCTTCATGTCAGCGCAATTGCCCGCCGGGATGCGTGCAGTGGCAACGCAGATTGCAGCTGATACCGCCGCGGGCGGCTTTATCCTGCCCAATGATTATGTCGACGTGATCATGATCCGGCAGGTGGAAGGCGAACAGAAACAATTCGCTACCGAAACAATTCTCAGCAATGTGCGGGTTCTCGCCATTGATCAAACAATTCAGGAAGACGAGACCGGCCAGAAAAACAAGGTGGGCTCCACCGCAACGCTCGAACTGACCCCGCAACAGGCGGAGATATTGTCGGTGGCGCAGCAGATGGCGAGCCGGATGACGCTGGTGCTGCGATCCCTGCAGGATGTGCAGGAGCCGACAGGGCCCGGCGCTGAATACCTCGTCAATTCACCGGGGCGCGCCGGAAACGTCAAACTCATCAAATCCGGAACTGTCACTGAAATATTGGGGCGCAAATAA
- a CDS encoding CpaD family pilus assembly protein, whose amino-acid sequence MSKDTVMSDKKSMRMKPVLALLAVTLLAGCADRSGTVGSIPDDYRTNHPIVIAEKEQVSDIPVGHADTRLSITQRSIVQNVLANYHANGSGVIHILLPAGTSNERAAARLRDDIVATLRKSGVKPFNISSERYQADADESAPIRLSYSAMTASTGPCGQWPKDILDTADNKHYQNFGCASQNNLAAQIANPADLLGPRATTSIDAERRGKVIDAYRNATTPQPVYTQEVKY is encoded by the coding sequence ATGAGCAAGGACACAGTCATGTCAGACAAGAAATCTATGCGCATGAAGCCAGTGCTTGCTCTTCTTGCGGTCACACTCCTTGCCGGTTGCGCTGACCGTAGTGGAACTGTTGGCAGCATTCCGGATGATTATCGGACCAATCACCCGATTGTTATTGCCGAGAAAGAGCAGGTTTCGGATATTCCGGTTGGACATGCCGACACGAGGCTTTCAATTACGCAACGCAGCATCGTTCAGAACGTGCTGGCCAATTATCATGCCAATGGTTCTGGCGTCATTCATATCCTGTTGCCAGCGGGCACGTCCAATGAGCGCGCCGCCGCCCGGTTGCGGGACGATATCGTCGCGACTTTGCGCAAGAGCGGTGTAAAGCCGTTCAATATTTCGAGTGAGCGCTATCAGGCAGACGCTGACGAGTCAGCGCCTATTCGCCTGTCCTATTCCGCCATGACCGCGTCGACTGGCCCCTGCGGCCAGTGGCCCAAAGATATTCTCGATACCGCCGACAACAAGCATTATCAGAATTTTGGTTGTGCCAGTCAGAACAATCTCGCGGCACAGATTGCCAATCCGGCTGATTTGCTTGGACCAAGAGCAACCACTTCAATCGATGCCGAACGCCGCGGCAAAGTGATTGATGCCTACAGAAACGCCACGACGCCACAGCCTGTCTACACGCAGGAAGTCAAATACTAA
- a CDS encoding AAA family ATPase, producing MSQLAFESEIQFEDGSGRATTPGLHAYRPIPRISIQAFCETDAVAQQLSRASEDRRMAKTHAQLHMGGIGSAVELFQTMPTPNLILLESSAAPRDMLEQLAALSQVCDPSTKVVIIGHYNDVWLYRELLRNGISEYMVAPIDLADIIGVIGGLFVDPDAKPLGSSIAFIGAKGGVGASTIAHNIAWSISSLFKNEVVIADMDLPYGTANINFDQDPPQGIAEAVFSPERIDDVYLDRLLAQCAENLSLLAAPSTLDRVFDFRDDSFAHLIDVAQRSVPHVVLDIPHTWNGWTRTTLARADEIVIVASPELANLRNTKNLLDTLKQLRPNDGPPRLILNQVGIPKRPEIAPADFCNPLGIAPLGVIPFDPALFGNAANNGRMLAETDSANAIVQNINEIAHILTGRLELKAKRKPVLSSVLSKLKRKK from the coding sequence ATGAGCCAGTTGGCCTTTGAATCAGAAATTCAGTTCGAGGATGGCAGCGGGCGTGCGACCACACCCGGGCTGCACGCTTACAGGCCTATTCCCCGCATATCGATACAGGCATTTTGCGAAACGGATGCTGTTGCACAGCAGCTATCGCGGGCAAGCGAAGACCGCCGTATGGCGAAGACCCATGCCCAGCTGCATATGGGCGGGATAGGCAGTGCCGTCGAACTCTTCCAGACGATGCCGACGCCCAATCTCATTCTTCTGGAATCATCGGCAGCGCCTCGCGATATGCTGGAACAGCTTGCCGCGCTTTCTCAGGTGTGCGATCCGAGCACCAAGGTCGTCATTATCGGTCACTACAATGATGTCTGGCTTTACCGCGAACTTCTGCGCAATGGCATTTCCGAATATATGGTCGCTCCAATTGATCTGGCCGATATTATCGGCGTGATCGGCGGCTTGTTCGTTGATCCAGACGCCAAGCCTTTGGGAAGTTCCATTGCATTTATCGGTGCCAAGGGTGGTGTCGGTGCGTCCACCATTGCGCATAATATTGCCTGGTCCATCTCGTCGCTCTTCAAGAACGAAGTCGTCATTGCCGATATGGATCTGCCCTATGGCACAGCCAATATCAATTTTGATCAGGACCCGCCGCAAGGCATAGCGGAAGCGGTCTTTTCGCCAGAGCGCATTGATGATGTCTATCTCGACCGGCTTCTCGCCCAATGTGCGGAAAACCTGTCTCTGCTTGCCGCCCCATCCACGCTCGACCGCGTGTTTGACTTTCGTGACGATTCTTTCGCTCATCTGATTGATGTTGCCCAGCGCTCTGTCCCCCATGTGGTGCTGGATATTCCGCACACCTGGAATGGCTGGACCCGCACGACGCTTGCACGGGCTGACGAGATCGTCATTGTCGCTTCGCCTGAGCTAGCCAATCTGCGCAACACCAAAAACCTTCTCGATACGTTGAAACAGTTGCGGCCGAATGACGGGCCGCCGCGCCTCATTCTCAATCAGGTTGGAATTCCCAAACGGCCTGAGATCGCACCGGCGGATTTTTGCAATCCGCTGGGAATTGCGCCGCTGGGCGTGATCCCGTTTGATCCGGCGCTGTTTGGAAATGCCGCCAACAATGGGCGGATGCTTGCGGAGACTGATTCCGCCAATGCTATTGTCCAGAACATCAATGAGATTGCCCATATCCTGACTGGCCGCCTTGAACTGAAGGCCAAGAGGAAGCCGGTACTTTCTTCAGTCCTGTCGAAACTGAAGCGCAAGAAGTGA